The Quercus robur chromosome 3, dhQueRobu3.1, whole genome shotgun sequence DNA segment TCTGatgcaacaaaattagaatccaTCATTCTACCGTCTCTTCACAGCCCAAAGGGTATACAACTGTGTGGACCCACATAAGACGTGACCATCCACAGACCATTCAATTTAGACTTCATGTATGCCCCAACGTACCACTTGCAGTTGTCGTCAACGCATGCGGCGCACAATTGAGTTGTGCTCGACCTTTGGATGGAGAAATTTCTATTATCCTTTGCTGCGTATATTATCAATGCACGCTTCACCGCAGCTTTATTTGCAAAAATCAACCCTTTACAAAAATGCATCCCATCTTgccaagtacaaagaaatggTATCTGAAGAAGTGAAGGATCAACCATATCTTCCCAAGTATTTGCGTAGAATGAGTCCGCAGGAGCTCTGTAGCCAATGGTCGTATCTGTATCATGCTGGACaccaatatcatcatcatctgcatcaccttcatcatggtactccatattttcctcttcaaaattaGGAACGACTTCATGCTCATCCACATCGTTCTCAAAGTCACCTTGCTCAATCCTCTCTTCGTACTGATCCATATCATCATTATTTATGTTATCATTCGCAGCAtgatcttcgtcttcgtcttcgtcttcctccTCTAAATGTGTCTCTTGAGAGTAGAGGGTTTCACCAGTATTTGCAACATAATCTTGAGATGGGAGCGTATAACCTCCCATTGCATACCCTCCCATTGTAGTGCATCCATTATCTAGGGTTGTAAATTGTAAAGCCGTAGATGTTTCTTGCACCACCTCAGTACTGTTGTCTACACTCGCCTCCAAACTTACATACAACTCAGCAGCATTTACTTGGGACATTTTCTGGATCCTATTAAACATCATCTTTACATGTTTATCTTCTTTAATCGCCATATACCCGTAATTTATCCGTTCATGAAGAACTTCTTGTGGGTAACGATAAATAATCTTGATGTCATACCAAGCAGGGTTCAATTTCAATTCGTccattattttcctcttcaaatcagTCAACGTCTTCAACTTACGACGTAACATCATGTAGTAGCATTCAATACCCTCCCCTCTAAATGGAAATCCGTCAATCCCTTCAGGATTGTAAAGGGGTCCACCGAAGTATACATTTATGTCAATATTCTTCAAAGATTGTGAACCTATTAGAGAGCCAAGTAAATTTATGTTAGTGACATATTTGATCTCTTTGatttaacatcaattacaaaaccttttctATCTACTCAAAGTACAACAATCGCAACTTCTAAAAGTGTAACaattgcatatactcaccccacatcacatacaaacacactcaatcattataatttcatactcaaacaaataaaaaaactgaagaCAAAACTCACCCTCattacaaaattgaaactcagctctaacaaaaatataaataaaaatatcaaaccaaacaacaaaagtCATGAGGATGTGCAAATGAATGAGTGCAATTATGTAACAACATCATtcaagtaattttaaattaatgccATACCCTATTACACTACTATTGATGAAATAACATAGAGCAGGGTTCatcagacaaaaaaagaaaaaaaaaacactaatgtgaatataatcatgatcaatcaaattagacatatcatctaatttaatatataaatataaatatatttgtatatttagcctatttatacaactatataattaaatatttatataaatatatttatatttatcctatttatacaactatataattaaatatttatataaatacatttatataaatatatttatatttagcctatttatacaactatataattaaatatttatatatttatataaatatatttatataagtatttatatatatagttgtataaatataaatatatttatataaatatttaattatttaattatatagttttataaatatataaataaaaatatgtatatataaatatttaattatatagttgtataaatatacatataaatataaatataaatatatatacgtattttttttttaagccaaacgTTTGCAGCCACAAATACATAAACACCTTTATACCTATGCCCAAATAACAAAAAGCAAATACCATGTACTATCCAACTAAGAGAGCCTCAAAAAGCTTATTAATCTCAAAGAACTAGAACCTTAAACCACAAAACATTCCCAGCTAAACAAAAGctacaactatataattaaatatttatataaatacatttatataaatatatttatatttagcctatttatacaactatataattaaatatttatatatttatataaatatatttatataagtatttatatatatagttgtataaatataaatatatttatataaatatttaattatttaattatatagttttataaatatataaataaaaatatgtatatataaatatttaattatatagttgtataaatatacatataaatataaatataaatataaatatatatacgtattttttataaggaaacaaatatacatattttaatacaaacaaatatcttattaggaaacaaatatatttgcctaatacaaacaaatattttattacgAAATGGCATATACACTAAAACAATGCAAGCAATAATGGTTAAAGCAGCTATATACACTAAACAACTAATTAGAGAGTGAGGAGATCCTTACTTGACATAATGATGTGCAAATGTACTGCTGAGattgtatgagagtgagagGAGCAATGTTTTGCTGCTAAATATGTATGAGAGTTTCAGTCTCTGTGAGAGTTCTTAAGAGAGGTTCTGTGATTGAAGTTGCTGAAGGTGTGAGAGTTGTTGAGCCTTTGTGATTCAAAACATAGTCTGAGAGTTGTGGTTCAACATAGTCTGAGAGAAGTTTTTGGTGCTTGTGCtagtttaacatattttttgaatatgtCTCAAAACAGACAAATTATATTCACATGTCCTTCAGCAACGTACTCAATTATATTCACGTGTACCTGCAACAAagactgttgttgttgttgactaGCACAAGCACCAAAATAGACTAATAGGCTAACAAGCAACAGACAAATAATTCAAGTCCTTCAGCACTAGCACAGAGCACAATATATTCACCTAATTGACTAGCACAGAGCACACAGCTAATAGACTAGCACAGAGCACAGCAAAAAAAGCTTGATATGACCAGACAGGCAGAAATGAGAGTGctttgaaactcgagtctctaagactcgagttcAGTTTGCCTTAAAACTCGAGTCTCAGAGACTTGGTTTCAAAGTTAAAATGCGAGCGTTTTTTGGCTTAAAactcgagtctctgagactcggtTTACTTAAAGTGAAaccgagtctcagagactcgagtttcaCGTGGCATCTacgtggaacttgagtttctgagactcgagtttcatgtaAACGCCACGTGGATTTTTGCCACATCAAAGCACCTAAACCGAGCCTCAGAGGCTCGATTTAGGGGCCCAAAATCGAGCCTCTGAGGCTCGAGTTGCTAGTTTGCCAATAACTTTCAAAACCGGGCCAACTAACTGAATAGTTTCATCcttatgggtaattacccattttcgcccAAACCCATTtatctgcctctctctctctctctctctctctctctctctctctctctctctctctctctctctctctctctctctctctctctctctctctccccgtGTGTCTGAAATTGAAATCTCAAGACGAGTCTATTCGGCGGTGACATAGTTTACGAAGGCTTTCCAAAGAGAAAACCCACAAGCTCCACAACAGCTGGTTTTGGTATCAGATCTGGTGGGTGAGAGCTACTCTTACAAATCTACTATAATGCTTATATCAAGCATAAGATTGTTCATACAAAGAAAGACTCCTTAAATGATGCAGgaagggagagagaagagaactaAGTGGgttaaataaaattgtgtttcaGAAAATTGGGTGAGAGGCAGCTAAATTAATTGGGTTTTTGAAGTTTattgatttttgggtttaagGTTAAGAAGAAAAGGGAAGGgtggttgaaaatttgaaatctcTTTCTGAAACTGTTAAaagtgtgaagaagaagaagaagaagaagaagaaggagaagcaAAATGAATTTGGGTTAGTTTGATTGAACATTCGGTTGTgtctattttgattttgcttcaGCCTCATGGTTTGCCTTTTTAACTTGGGTTTGGTTTGCTTTTTTCACAGAAATGATACAttgataacatttttataatataggTAGTAAGTGGCAGATTGATACGTATTGTTATTActgaaataaaaaagtaattttagtgttagatttaaatttaaattaataataattaattatttataatttattataaaaatattttaaaagtatCATGTTTGTTTAATCTGACTTAATTTCTGTCTAAGTGGTGTGCTGGgtcattattttaaaatagctGGCATAATGCCATTGGCTAAGAGGAGTTGAGAGGCCCAGAggttataataattaatttctcCTCATTAACCATTTTCACTTTTTTAGTTTatatgtcacttttttttttttttttttttatgagcacTTTTTTTATTCAGAGATTGGAagtttctcttttttaattttcttagtaAAGTGAAATATGGTCAGAGAAAAGTTGGGAGCCCAGGAGGttctaataaataataatttctccacgttcatcaaaaaaaaaaaaataataataataatttctcctcGTTAACGACTCTCCCTTTTTAAGTTttacatttttagtttttgtgtgtgtttgggttcGCGTTTGTTGCGTTGGGTTTCAGGGTCTGTTtgaatagaacttattttgttgaaattgaaaactgaaaacactgtagtaaaataatttttaaatgtgtgaatagtaccgtgggatccatttttaatgaaaaaattgataaaaaatgaaatttgtgggtccgtgaacagtacacagATGCACTGTTTACGTAAAACTGGTCAAAtgttgcggttactgttcatgtacagtCCATGAACAGTAGCCACTTGTGAGGGGggaaaacgcgtgaaaaaaaaaaaaaaaaaaaaaggagaaaacgtAGAAACTGAAACCCAACGCAGCAAACGCGAACCCAAACACACACTCAGTTTCTacgttttctcctttttttttttttttttttttcacgcgttttccCCCCTCAcaagcggctactgttcatgtactgtacatgaacagtaaccgcaacaTTTGACCAGTTTTACGTGAACAGTGCatctgtgcactgttcacggatccacaaatttaattttttttcaattttttcattaaaaatgggttccacgCTACTactcacacatttaaaaattattttgctacagtgttttcagttttcaattttttgtttcagcaaaataagttctatccaaacagaccctttgtcactttttttttttttttttaatagtgagatcgaaagttttttttttttttttttttaaattcttttagtAAAGTGAAATATggtctttttgtgtgtgtgtgtgtgtgttgataGTTACAAACTTATGGTAGGGAGGGGGATTTAAACCTTAGTTATCTTAAAAATATAAGGAATtgtcaattaattaaattacaagaCTCTTAGCAGGAAAATAGTTATTAGAGTAGACTAAAAGTGAAATGGGCTAAGATCatagttatattatttaattgaagagaaaagaaaatcaaaagtcaaaacaaaaaaactttttccaaaTGCACATTTGCTCATTGTAGAGAAtgcttttgctttttctctATACTTTTTGTCACTTGGATTTTGTTTGGTTGCATAGATAATAAAGTAGGAGGATAAAAAATGTTGGAATGATAGAAAATAATTAAGTTTTTCACAATATGTATGTTTAATTGGATATGAGAGGAAGGAAAAGTGGGATGATGAAAAAAGGTTAGGaggataaaaaatttaagttttccATCATGTATATTTGGTTGGGAGAATGGAAAAGGGGAAGGatggaaaattaacataaaatttagggcaaattacaatttatccaCTTGTACtttggtcaaaatttaagttgcctacttgTGGTTGAAATTTGATACTTTATCCACTTGCGGTTAACTTAATTAGAGTTCTGTAACCCACCTATGTTAAAAACAGGATTAAGTATGCAATTTTGCTCCACCTTTATGTCTCTTtcttccaaaaacacaaaaaacataaaaatacaatatcaaataagataaaaaagaatccaGTGAAACACTTGCATTATGAGATTTCAAACCAcaagtaggcaacttaaatttcggtcaaaCTTCAGGTAgttaaagtgtcaaatttcaaaccacaggtaggcaacttaaattttagttaaaccACAGGtagataaattgtaatttgcccaaaactttatttgtttggttaaaaaaaagtgagaagatgaaaaatatagattgtataaatttaatttttatgccctcataaaaatacaaggtaaggagaaaatgacaaaaaagtaattggTGGCTAACATTATAGAGAAGGGCATTAGTATAATTTTACTTTAAAGCCTCA contains these protein-coding regions:
- the LOC126716979 gene encoding uncharacterized protein LOC126716979, producing MSSSQSLKNIDINVYFGGPLYNPEGIDGFPFRGEGIECYYMMLRRKLKTLTDLKRKIMDELKLNPAWYDIKIIYRYPQEVLHERINYGYMAIKEDKHVKMMFNRIQKMSQVNAAELYVSLEASVDNSTEVVQETSTALQFTTLDNGCTTMGGYAMGGYTLPSQDYVANTGETLYSQETHLEEEDEDEDEDHAANDNINNDDMDQYEERIEQGDFENDVDEHEVVPNFEEENMEYHDEGDADDDDIGVQHDTDTTIGYRAPADSFYANTWEDMVDPSLLQIPFLCTWQDGMHFCKGLIFANKAAVKRALIIYAAKDNRNFSIQRSSTTQLCAACVDDNCKWYVGAYMKSKLNGLWMVTSYVGPHSCIPFGL